The Clostridiales bacterium FE2011 sequence ATTCGCCGCGATGACCCGCGGCGGAATATACACCAAAACAAGAGATAATCGCCGTATCCGGTTCTTTTGTTTCTTTTATGTTTTTATCTTATCATCGGGGATTCACTCTGTCAATAAGATCGCGTTGTTACTTTTCATCCTCCCAGCCCAGAGTAAAATACCATTCAGAAGGCTGGATGTATTGAAAATTCGGGGAAAACTCCACGTCAAAACCCTGGTTCAGGTAAATCTCCTGAAACAGCTCGCGGTGCTGTACCACATAGTGCTGCGGCGGAAAAACGATCTTTACGGATTTTTCTCCCAGCTTGACCGCTTTCCGAATCTCCTCGTTGATTTTTCCGCAGTACCAGATACAGCGCAGGGATCTGCTCCCCCGTCCGGATTTTTTGCTCTGTTCGTTTGCCTGTTCCCGGTCCATTTTTCTTCCCCCGCTTACAGATCTTTGACGGTCAGTCCTTCACAGTCTTTCAGCGCATCCTTGTTGGCCACCACGCACACCGTACCCTCCCGGCCGAAGGCCTCCAGGCTCTGTGCGCAGCGTTCCAGGTCTTCGGGAACCGCATGCAGGATCTGCTTGCGGATCCGTTCAGCTTCATCCCGGGTATATCCGGTCATATATCTTCCGTCTGCCAGCGTGCCTTTGTCCCTCGGACTCAGCAGCGGATTCAGCTCGTTCAGGGCGGAAATGATGTATCGGTCCAGGTCTTCCCCGTTCCGGATAAACGCCCGGAGGAAATCTGCCGCTCCCCGGTCCACCTCCGGCGTTTTCCCCGGTGTGGGATCCCGGTAGGAACTGGAATAGATATTGCCGTTCCGTTCCACCTGCAGACCCGCTCCGTATGCGCCGCCCTGCACCCGAACCCGGTTCCAGTAATAGTCCAGGCTCAGGATGGAGGAGGCCAGCCACAGGATGCCGTCAAACGCGGCTCCTGCCCGGCTGATCCGGTATCCGCGGGCTGCGAAGCCAGCCTGGGCCGGCACCCGGAAGCCAACCGCCCCGGGGCAGTCCGTCTTGTATGTCCTTGCTGCGGGAACGGTTGTTCCTTCCGCAAAACTGCTGATCAGTTTTGACGGAATCATATCCTCTGTGGAGGTTACGCTCACGGTCATCCGTTTCCGGCACAGCGTTTCCTTCATCAGTCGCTCCGCCAGTTTCATCAGCCCGGGGAATTCCTTCTCCGGCTTTTTGGCAAGCAGGTGAATATAGGCCGCTGCCGCATCGCCGTCCAGGGCGTTTTTCACGGCATTCTCCGCGCTGTACTGGCTCAGTGCTTTCCTGACTGCAATCTGATTTCCCGCGCTCAGGATTCTCTGCCGGGCGCCTAGCTCATTCTGCCGGAACATTTCCGTCATCTTTTCCGGGTCTTCGTACCGGGTGGATGTCAGGATCTCCGCCAGCAGTTCCTCCGCTTTTTCCGCGTTTTCCTCCAGCGCGCTGGTATAGGCCGTCAGGTACGGGGTGCAGGTTTCATCCTGTCCGCTTTCCGCCCGGGTAATAATGGTAAAGCCCAGGGCGCCTGTCCAGCGTTTGATATCCTGCTGAAGCGCAAGCGCGTCATGGTTTGCTGTGGGGAGCCTGCCCAGGAGTCCGGTCAGCTGGGACAGCCTGGTCAGTTCTTCCAGGCTGTAGTCTGTCAGGGAAAAATAGAGCCTGATATGCACCACACCGTTGCAGTTCAGCCGGTGTGTCATCACCTTTACGCCTTCACAGGCCTGGATTCCGGTTTCTGTCCATACCGGCTCCGCGTCCGCGTCTTCCTTGTTCAGCCTGGGCAGCGTCTGCAGTGCTTCAGGGCTGTCCGGAGTGTTCTGCCATTCTGCCAGCGCTTCGATCAGCCGGTCGTTTTCCGCTTTTTCTTCATCCGTCCATCCGGATACAAGTGCGTCAAGCC is a genomic window containing:
- a CDS encoding insulinase family protein; translated protein: MTFEVNKGFAGFTVKEIRDSEELHGRTVLLEHDRTGAQVFWVDNKAENIVFSIAFRTLPEDDTGVFHILEHCVLSGSGKYPVREPFLELLKSSMNTFLNALTFSDMTMFPVSSRNPRDILNLTGVYLDAVFDPIAVRDPKRFCQEGWHVDRNEAGEYVFRGVVFNEMKGAMSDTDTLIDRQIMRQMFPDTCYGYNSGGEPEAIPALTYERFCEQYRRHYHPSNARIYLDGAAPMEEMLPLIASYLDRFDRREDIPEYSYQQPVGSEQTIQYELGQEEEEENRGHLTLGRITGTWKDRTENMARGILCDVLTGSNEALLKRAALERGLAEDLSVSVDDTTLQSWLTIHAENVTDGKENEILNLLEETGEKIRREGLDRSAVEASLNRAIYALREEDEPQGIGRCIRCVGNWIFGGNPTDALETAGMVKELKTWLDSGRFEELAADMLLNRENMVTLHTLPSRTIGEEKRRLEKERLDALVSGWTDEEKAENDRLIEALAEWQNTPDSPEALQTLPRLNKEDADAEPVWTETGIQACEGVKVMTHRLNCNGVVHIRLYFSLTDYSLEELTRLSQLTGLLGRLPTANHDALALQQDIKRWTGALGFTIITRAESGQDETCTPYLTAYTSALEENAEKAEELLAEILTSTRYEDPEKMTEMFRQNELGARQRILSAGNQIAVRKALSQYSAENAVKNALDGDAAAAYIHLLAKKPEKEFPGLMKLAERLMKETLCRKRMTVSVTSTEDMIPSKLISSFAEGTTVPAARTYKTDCPGAVGFRVPAQAGFAARGYRISRAGAAFDGILWLASSILSLDYYWNRVRVQGGAYGAGLQVERNGNIYSSSYRDPTPGKTPEVDRGAADFLRAFIRNGEDLDRYIISALNELNPLLSPRDKGTLADGRYMTGYTRDEAERIRKQILHAVPEDLERCAQSLEAFGREGTVCVVANKDALKDCEGLTVKDL